The Paenibacillus sp. RC334 nucleotide sequence TTTAAAGAAACTAAACAGATGTGTGACGATAACCTTCAATACAGCATAGCCCGGAACCGCCAGTATAATCCCTACCACTCCAAACAGATTGCCCGCCGTCAGAATGACAAAGATAATCGTGATTGGATGCACCCGGAGAGACTTGCCCATAATTTGCGGAGAAATAAATTTACCCTCAATGAGCTGTACGACTGTCCATACAATGACCATTTTGAGCAGCATAACCGGAGATGTTACCAAAGCTACAATTAATGCAGGCGTAATGGCAATCACAGGTCCCAAATAAGGAACAACGCTCGTAAAGGACGCAATGACGGCAAGCGTCAGAGAATAGTCCAGTCCGATGATCAAGTAGCCGATATACAACAGCACCCCGATACAGAAGCTGACAATAATCTGCCCCCGGATATATGAGCTGACCTGATGATTCATTTCGGTCATAATGCGATCAGTCTCTTTACGAAACATAGGCGGGAACATCTTCAGCACCGACTGTGGCAGCTTGCGTCCATCCTTCAGCAGGTAGAACAGAATAAATGGAACCGTAGCGATCGCAAGCACCGTTTCTGTGACTACACCCAAAAAACTTCCCAAACTTGCCCAGATATTATTAATGAAGGCAGATAACTTTTCAGAAGCTTTGGAGGCCAGCTCCGACGGATTGATTTGAATCGTGTTTTGGAACTGGTTCACGAAGTCACTGCCAATTAATTTCTCAAACTGTTGTTGTACTTGCTCGCTATATGCAGGCACATTTTGAATCAATCCCTGAATCTGATCGCGGATCACGGGCACTACCGATGTAATCACGATGGTAATGATCCCTATGATGAGCAAATACAGCACAATAATGGAGTATATCCGCTTGACCTTGTTGCGCTCCAGTACATCAACCAGCGGATTGAACAGATAGTACAAAACTCCGGACAAAATGACTGGGAGAATGATCGTTTTCAGCAGCACAATAACGGGGGTAAATATGTACGAAATTTTGGTAAGCACCAATACATTTAAGCCGATCAGCAGCAGTACCAGCAGGAATAACACAAACTTGTTGTTCAGAAAAAACTTTTTGAATCGGTCTTTCCATGCCGGAGTTGTTTCCACATGACATTCCCCTTCTCTTTAAGCAAATGAGTGTAATGACCCTTCATATCGTTAAGATATATTCTTAGATCAAAATATACAAGGTTATACCCGAATAAACACAAAAGCAAACAAAGTTGTACGACAGCATACAGACTTTGCTTGCTTTGGAATGTTATGGAGTATCGTTTGTCTTGGTTGCAGCGGAATCCGTCGTTGTGGTCACAGGTTTGTTTTCTTGCTCAAACATATTTTGTACAAAGTTCTTAAGCTTTCTCTGGTCCACACCCAACACCTGTGCCCCCTTAACCGTTGTCTCTCGCACCAGCTCATTCGGTGGAATTTGCTGTTTCGCGATCGTTTTGGCGTCGATATTAAAGCCCAATGAAGCCAGTTGCAGCATTTCCGTTGTGCTCAGATTCGTTTCAATATATGGAGAGATGCTGTTTAAAATACTTGGCAGCTTAATCAGAGACGAGGTCGACTGGATTTTGCCACCCAGCTCGGTAATAAATTTGCGTTGCCGCTCCGTACGCGTAAAATCGGAAGTGGCATCATGACGAAAACGCACATATTGCAAGGCCGTTTTACCGTCCATGTGCTGCATTCCCTTTTTCAAATCAATATCAAACTGGTGCTTGTCTGCTTTGGAAGTGTAGTACATATCCTTTTCGACATCCAAATCAATACCGCCCACAGAATCCACCAGCGCAATAAAGCCGTTAAAATCCGTGTATACATAGTATTGGATCGGTATGCCGAGCAGGCCGCTCACCGTTTGTCTGGTCAGATCAGGCCCGCCGTAAGAAAATGCAGCATTCAATCGACTTTGCCCATGGCCCGGAATATCAACGTACGTATCACGCAGGATGGACATGAGCGTAGCCTTCTTCGTGACCGGATCAACAGAAGCAACCATAACAGAGTCAGAGCGTCCTGAATCCTCCCCGCGTGAATCGCCGCCCAGCAGCAAAATATTCACTCTCTCTTTCCCATCCCACTCTGGGGGAAGAGATACTTCTACAGGCTGTACATTCGTTGGGGACTGGCTTTGTGCTTGCGGCTTAAATTTCGAATCCTGACCGGTAGCGACCGAAATTTGATTTGTAAAATGATATATAGAGTAAGCATAATATCCGCCCACCAAAAGAACTGCCGCAGTCACAGAAATGCCCAGCCATTTTAATATTTTTCGCATATTTTCGAGTAACCTCGCTTTTATTCAACATCTTTCAGCTTATAAAAGCATACCCTCCCTGCAAGTTATCTGTCAATTCGCGTCGTCTGTTCAGCGTACACGATTGACCTGTGACTAATGGTAGTTTTCCTTGTCTGTCACGCTGTTATTCTTATGTTCTTGCGGCGCCAGGTTAGCTTTGTCAGGAGTGTCCGCGTACCATGGATTAAGATGCACAAGCACCTCGTAAACCCTCGGCTCCTGCTTCATCACGGCCCCTTTGATCAGCCGGATAATATCATGTCCCTGCTGAATCGTCAGGGAGGCATCCACAGAAGCGCGGATATCCACAATAATGTAATGACCGTGCTCACGGGCACGGATGCGGTCAATTCGCTGAACCTCGGCTACACTTAGGGCTGCTTCGGCATAGCTTTCGATTTCCTCGGTTGCAATCGCCTTTTCCATCAGTACATCTATGGATTCACGGCCCATTTCCCACGCCAGCCTCAGAACCAGCAATGCGACCACAAACCCGGCAATCGGGTCACCGTAGGATAAAATATGAATGCTCCAGTGCTCCCCGATCAAGCCCAAACCGATACCCAGTACAGCAGCAGCGGAGGCGTACACGTCCGCCAGATGATCTTTGGCCGTAGCAATGAGACCCTGGCTATTGGCTGCCCTTCCGATACGGATCGTATATATATACAGCCATTGCTTCCAGAGCAGGGAGATGATCGCCGCCACCAATGCCAGTATATGTTCCTTCGGCATCGGTTCAAACAGCGCCATAATGGAATGGTAGCCGATAAATATGCCGGCTGCGAACAAAATGACCGCTACCACGCTGGCTCCAATAACCTCTGCCTTGCCGTGACCATATGGATGATCCTCATCCGGCGGCAGACTCGATATACGCATCGCCCC carries:
- a CDS encoding AI-2E family transporter, with product METTPAWKDRFKKFFLNNKFVLFLLVLLLIGLNVLVLTKISYIFTPVIVLLKTIILPVILSGVLYYLFNPLVDVLERNKVKRIYSIIVLYLLIIGIITIVITSVVPVIRDQIQGLIQNVPAYSEQVQQQFEKLIGSDFVNQFQNTIQINPSELASKASEKLSAFINNIWASLGSFLGVVTETVLAIATVPFILFYLLKDGRKLPQSVLKMFPPMFRKETDRIMTEMNHQVSSYIRGQIIVSFCIGVLLYIGYLIIGLDYSLTLAVIASFTSVVPYLGPVIAITPALIVALVTSPVMLLKMVIVWTVVQLIEGKFISPQIMGKSLRVHPITIIFVILTAGNLFGVVGIILAVPGYAVLKVIVTHLFSFFKKRSHLYEADKVKASLNEK
- a CDS encoding LCP family protein, which codes for MRKILKWLGISVTAAVLLVGGYYAYSIYHFTNQISVATGQDSKFKPQAQSQSPTNVQPVEVSLPPEWDGKERVNILLLGGDSRGEDSGRSDSVMVASVDPVTKKATLMSILRDTYVDIPGHGQSRLNAAFSYGGPDLTRQTVSGLLGIPIQYYVYTDFNGFIALVDSVGGIDLDVEKDMYYTSKADKHQFDIDLKKGMQHMDGKTALQYVRFRHDATSDFTRTERQRKFITELGGKIQSTSSLIKLPSILNSISPYIETNLSTTEMLQLASLGFNIDAKTIAKQQIPPNELVRETTVKGAQVLGVDQRKLKNFVQNMFEQENKPVTTTTDSAATKTNDTP
- a CDS encoding cation diffusion facilitator family transporter produces the protein MQEQDMGKRAMVSAWISLISNILLTGIKIITGVMFNSKVLVADGVHNAGDVIASATALGAMRISSLPPDEDHPYGHGKAEVIGASVVAVILFAAGIFIGYHSIMALFEPMPKEHILALVAAIISLLWKQWLYIYTIRIGRAANSQGLIATAKDHLADVYASAAAVLGIGLGLIGEHWSIHILSYGDPIAGFVVALLVLRLAWEMGRESIDVLMEKAIATEEIESYAEAALSVAEVQRIDRIRAREHGHYIIVDIRASVDASLTIQQGHDIIRLIKGAVMKQEPRVYEVLVHLNPWYADTPDKANLAPQEHKNNSVTDKENYH